In Nicotiana tabacum mitochondrion, complete genome, the DNA window CCGGGGGCGAGTCAAAAATAGAATTGTTCCATTTTCCTTCTTGTTCATCAATCGGAAATCAAGACAAAGCGGGCACTACGGTAAGACGTGAAAACACCCGATCCCATTCCGACCTCGATATGTGGAATCGTCTTGCGCCATATGTACTGAGATTGTTCGGGAGACATGGTCCAAGCCCGGTGAAAAAAAAGCATAAGAAGAGTCCGATAATGGCCGGTCTTTAAAGGCCCTTAAGAAAGAGGCTTAAGTCATCGATGGAAATCCGATAACGCTTTTCTTTTTGCTCCGCGAGCAAGGAGCGAGCTAAGTAAATCTTACCTGAAAATGAGTGAGATTCGATTATTTTTCCTTTGTAGTTTTTGTTTTGTCATTTTTTTTTCCTTCTTCTCTATGATCCCAAAACTTCACATAATACGTATCATTAAATTCTCGTCTCAATTTTTTTTTCAATTTCTAAACAACTATCGTTTGTGAATGTAGGTTGTGTCGGGGATATACTGTGGCTAGTAAGTCATTTCGTTTGCATTTTATTCAACGAGACCGAAAACACAGCAATGATTTGTTTTATGGACAGTTATATTATTTCCAGTCCAAATGAGGTAGTGCCTAATGTCACCGGGAGCGAGTTGGTAGGGGGGCCTGAGATCTTGAGAATGGATCAAGGAAATCCTGATGCTCCGCCAGCCATTCCTCATGCTGAACAGGCTATGGGGGATCTGGATCTAGCCTTGCGATTGGGGCCGCCGAGCCCAACAAAAGAGGCTCTCGAAAGAGAGCTTTCGACCTTTCTTTCTTCCTTTGGAAATAGGGAAGTTAGAAGGGATGTCTTGGAAGGGACAATAAGGAAACTCGACTTGAACAGCGCGTCCCCAGAAAAGCTTTTTTTTGAGGATCCGACAACTTATGCAGGAACTTTCCAACAGACCGGTTGCTGCTTCCACAGCTAAGAAGGCTTTATTGAAAGCTTTAAAAGAGTGGGAGAAAGGGGACGCATGAGCGTTGGATAATGGAAAGAAGGTAGAATTGCTCGGGACCTAGTGATCGATTCTTTTTCTTTTATATAGGTAGGGTTGGGCAGCGACTCTACTCCTTGAAGTGAAGAATCGAAAGTCGTCGTTCGTTAGACAAGGCCCACGTGCTGTGCATCTCTGGTGTTCTGCTCGTGGGGAGAGGAATGCGGGAAAGTGGGGTCCTCTCACCTGTGCTCACTTCCGTTTTAGAAGTCAGATTGGATTTCCAATTGGTGCTCAACAGAAGGGTGGAAAACCTCTGAAAGGCGAGGCAGATTTAACGCTACGCCCTTCCCTTAGCGCCTCCCTCTAGGCGGGGCTCACAACCAAAGGATGCACGGGGTGAAGTTGCCACCATGAACTAAGGATTGGAAGGGTTGAGGATAGAGTTTCTTTTTCATTTCCAGGGTAGTTGGCAAGAGCTATAGCAGCTTACGATGCAGTTGATTCGGAAACATACGCCAGGGCGGTTGGGTGGGGAGTCAGATCAGGCCAACGGTCCTGCTCCGCTTTATACTAAGAGAGTGTGGTTGGGTCTGACTCCGTTATAGGGCTAGTACGCCGAGCAGCTTCGAATTCTGCTGTGCCGGTGCACAAAGCAAGCACACAACGACTGCGTAAATCTTTGGTCTGTCTATCATTGCCCATGTTGGGCTGACTCCTTTTTTTAGGCAAGAAGACCACTAGTTGAATTATTAAACTATTAAGACTAACTGAAAAAAGGGTACTACTCTTCTTCCTCCACTACTGATATTGACTGACCTGTTGATAGGATAGCAGGGAAAGTTGAGAGTATATCCGGAGAAAGAAAAAAACCTTTTCAGGATGAGACTACGAACCCTAATGGAGCCAATGAGAAAGCAGTTGCAGGCCAGTGTAGGCTTGCTCCGCACAGGTTACATCTGGGCCTTATATTGATATTCTTTTCAATTCATTTTTCAATTTCTTCGGTCCGGGGTACCGCGCAATCCGTTTAGATCTATTTCAGTTGCCAATGAAATGGAATACGGGGAACTCTCCGTCTAAGTGGTTAATCCGACGAGTCAATTCTCAATGCGATGCATCCGTGAAATGGGACGGAGATCTGCCCGAACTTAGTCCAGTCCTATTAAAGATGGGGGCGAATCAAGCAACTCTTATAGATAGATGGGATAGGAAGGAAGAACCACTGATAGCATTTGCAGCTGCTTCTTTCCGATCGATATACAAGCAGTTGGGCGCGAAGCTTTCTTCGTGAAAAAGCTCGTCCTTGTCAATATAGGACTGTCTTT includes these proteins:
- the orf130a gene encoding hypothetical protein, with the translated sequence MICFMDSYIISSPNEVVPNVTGSELVGGPEILRMDQGNPDAPPAIPHAEQAMGDLDLALRLGPPSPTKEALERELSTFLSSFGNREVRRDVLEGTIRKLDLNSASPEKLFFEDPTTYAGTFQQTGCCFHS